The Anoplolepis gracilipes chromosome 17, ASM4749672v1, whole genome shotgun sequence genome window below encodes:
- the LOC140674953 gene encoding probable G-protein coupled receptor CG31760 isoform X5 has protein sequence MGESWLSVLLAATLTTMTMTAVTKADPVSTPSTIARDDIIDSKLSPIEEALDVIEAASTGSLGEVCVNSEGFKSLPAGVALDSRRYDTARQKTDMTAMMLQNLGTVEAMRRNVLLDVLTKSLLVSVDDALEARVIALNASTGTVITSVWLKRSPGSVGEPSKVESHALQPGSQPDSNLPWFENAGSSAGLRSPKFMQSPPIESYRGWWTIPYFSCKTRRWLISYSVNVQSPDIRPKVREFISIDIDISGLEINQCYSSPQNRNDEIDHLSSNQIAFFRGTHKCPSDTTQCVYQGPGSRVNKNGVGAGWAKGAYVCKCRQGFYSTSHHRTGFDGILVEAAWKEMRENKSDFYEKAFRCLRCAPGCARCKGPEPCLATYNWPFRITLLAVSIFCAFGTIVLVAYMYQHRKLKVFKVASPIFLSITLLGCALMYLEMAAIFPVLDMYSCIATKWTRHMGFCVSYTALLMKTWRVSLTYRVKSAHKVKLTDKQLLQWMVPILLVMLIFLGTWTVSSPPYAEVITDNHDLKFYQCSYNWWDHSLAIGEILFLAWGIKVCYNVRNAESLFNEARLISYAIYNIAAVNITMIAIHLFIFPRAGPDIKYLLGFLRTQLSTSVTVFLVFGPKVIRVLRGQGDQWDSRARARGVTASFSLNGIGLVPEETTDLYQENEELKEEIQKLAARIEFMKIVHMEVHNRHIKPKMGGYFSTHGHGHGHPSTGQSPIAKSSTASFILK, from the exons ATGGGCGAATCCTGGCTCTCGGTCTTACTCGCTGCCACGTTGACAACGATGACGATGACAGCGGTAACGAAAGCCGATCCAGTCTCGACGCCGTCGACGATCGCTCGTGACGATATCATCGATTCCAAACTG TCGCCCATCGAGGAAGCGCTGGACGTGATAGAGGCGGCATCGACGGGTTCCCTGGGCGAGGTGTGCGTCAATTCAGAGGGATTTAAATCACTACCGGCTGGCGTCGCTCTGGATTCGAGACGTTACGACACGGCACGTCAAAAGACCGACATGACCGCGATGATGCTCCAAAATCTCGGGACTGTTGAAGCGATGCGACGCAATG TTCTTTTAGACGTCCTGACGAAGTCTCTGCTTGTGTCGGTGGACGACGCGCTGGAGGCGAGGGTGATCGCGTTAAACGCCTCTACAGGTACGGTGATTACCTCGGTATGGCTGAAGCGGAGCCCTGGAAGCGTAGGCGAGCCCTCCAAGGTCGAGAGTCACGCGCTTCAACCTGGATCACAACCGGACTCCAATTTACCGTGGTTCGAGAATGCAGGAAGCAGCGCTGGATTAAG GTCACCGAAATTCATGCAGTCACCGCCGATTGAATCCTACAGGGGTTGGTGGACCATCCCGTACTTCTCTTGCAAGACCCGCCGCTGGCTTATCTCGTACAGCGTCAACGTACAGTCGCCCGATATTCGTCCCAA GGTACGAGAATTCATCAGCATAGATATTGATATAAGCGGATTGGAGATCAACCAATGTTACTCATCGCCGCAAAATCGCAATGACGAGATCGATCATCTATCCAGTAATCAAATAGCCTTCTTCAGGGGCACGCATAAGTGTCCTTCTGATACTACGCAG TGCGTGTATCAGGGTCCTGGCAGCCGAGTGAACAAAAATGGCGTGGGTGCTGGTTGGGCGAAGGGCGCGTACGTTTGTAAATGTCGGCAAGGGTTTTACAGCACCAGTCATCATCGGACGGGTTTCGATGGGATTCTCGTGGAAG CCGCGTGGAAAGAAATGAGGGAGAATAAGAGCGACTTCTACGAGAAGGCTTTTCGATGTTTGCGCTGTGCACCAGGATGCGCCAGATGCAAGGGTCCCGAACCTTGTCTAGCAACGTACAATTGGCCCTTTag AATCACGCTGCTAGCGGTTTCAATTTTTTGCGCATTTGGAACCATTGTCCTGGTAGCGTACATGTACCAGCATCGTAAACTGAAGGTATTCAAAGTTGCTTCGCCGATATTTTTGTCCATCACGCTCTTGGGCTGCGCCTTGATGTACCTCGAG ATGGCCGCCATATTCCCGGTTCTCGATATGTATTCGTGCATCGCCACAAAGTGGACGAGGCATATGGGATTCTGTGTCTCGTATACTGCACTGTTAATGAAAACCTGGcg gGTTTCGCTCACGTATCGGGTAAAGAGTGCTCATAAAGTTAAGCTGACAGACAAGCAGCTGTTACAATGGATGGTGCCTATATTACTAGTGATGTTGATTTTCCTCGGAACATGGACTGTCAGTTCGCCGCCTTACGCGGAAGTAATTACGGATAATCACGACTTGAAGTTTTATCAATGTTCGTACAACTGGTGGGATCACAGCTTGGCTAttg GTGaaattctctttctcgccTGGGGCATAAAGGTATGTTACAACGTGCGAAACGCGGAGAGTCTATTTAACGAGGCCCGTTTGATAAGTTACGCCATTTACAATATAGCTGCGGTGAATATAACCATGATAGCTATTCA CCTCTTCATATTTCCCCGTGCCGGGCCGGATATCAAATATCTGCTTGGCTTCCTGCGGACTCAGCTCTCAACGTCTGTTACGGTCTTTCTCGTATTTGGCCctaaa gTGATCAGAGTATTACGAGGCCAGGGAGACCAGTGGGACAGTCGAGCGAGAGCGCGAGGCGTCACCGCAAGCTTCTCTCTAAATGGGATTGGTTTGGTGCCGGAGGAGACGACGGATTTATATCAAGAAAATGAAGAGCTTAag GAGGAGATCCAAAAACTAGCCGCGCGAATCGAATTTATGAAGATAGTGCACATGGAGGTGCACAACAGGCACATCAAGCCAAAGATGGGTGGTTACTTTAGCACACATGGCCACGGACATGGGCATCCATCCACCGGTCAGAGTCCCATCGCCAAGAGTTCAACGGCCAGTTTTATTCTCAAA TAA